The nucleotide sequence ATCTGACCAATCCGCTAAATCCGCCTGAATCCGTGATCCACAAAATCCGACCAATCCGACTCAATCTGCAAAATCAGCGTTTACCTTTGTCCGGTGAGAAAATCCGTTAAAAACATCCCGGCGGAGCTGCTCCGCGAAGTCGAAATTACCGACATGGTGGCCGAGGGCAAGTGCCTGGTGCGCCGCGAGAATCTGGTCATCTTTGTGACGCAAGTGGCCCCCGGCGACGTGGTGGATTTGCGCGTGACCAAGGCCAAAAAGAACTTCCTGGAAGCCGTGCCCACGCACTTCCATAAGTACTCCGAGCTGCGCGTGCAGCCGTTCTGTGAGCATTTCGGCACCTGCGGCGGCTGCAAGTGGCAGCACCTGGGCTACGAAACCCAGCTGCAGTTCAAGCATCAGCAAGTGGCCGACACGTTGCAGCGCATCGGTAAAGTGGCCCTGCCCGAAATCCTGCCGATTCAGGCCTCCCCCGACCAGACCTACTACCGCAACAAGCTGGAGTATACCTTCAGCCACAACGGCTGGCTCACCAACGAGCAGATTGCCAGCGGCCACAACTACGAGCGGCGCGTGCTGGGCTTCCACACCCCCGGCCGCTTCGACAAGATTCTCGACATCAACCACTGCTGGCTGCAGCCCGACCCCAGCAACCAGATCCGGCTGGCCGTGCGCGATTACGCCCTGGAGCACGACCTGCCCTTCAACAACCTCGTGACCCAGGAGGGCTTCCTGCGCAACCTCATCATCCGGACGGCCAATACCGGCGACCTGATGGTGATTCTGCAATGCTACTACGCCCACGACGCGCTGTTTCCGCTGCTGGATTTCCTGCAAGAGCGGTTCCCGCAAATCACCTCCCTCAACTACGTGCTCAACGACAAGGGCAACGAAACCTTCCACGACCTGGAGGTGGTGTGCTACAAGGGCGAGCCGCACATTCACGAGGAAATGGAAGGCCTGCGCTTCCGCGTCGGCCCGAAATCCTTCTACCAGACCAACTCCGACGGGGCCTTCAACCTCTACAAAATCACCCGCGACTTCGCCCAGCTCACCGGCTCGGAGCTGGTCTATGACCTCTACACCGGTGCCGGCACCATCGCCAACTTCGTGGCCCGGCAGGCCAGGCACGTAGTGGGCGTGGAGTATGTGGAATCAGCGGTGAAGGACGCCTACATCAACTCCGAAATCAACGGCACCACCAACACCGAGTTCTACGCCGGCGACATGAAGGACGTGCTCAACGCCGAGTTTATCCAGAAGCACGGCCGCCCTGATGTGGTCATCACCGACCCGCCCCGCGCCGGCATGCACCCCGACGTAGTGGCCCGCCTCCTCGAAATGCGCGCCCCCCGCATCGTGTACGTTAGCTGCAACCCCGGCACCCAGGCGCGGGATTTAGAGCTACTGGACGAGGCGTATAAAGTGGTGAAGGTGCAGCCGGTGGATATGTTCCCGCACACCCACCACGTGGAGAATGTGGTGCTGCTGGAGTTGAAGTAGCATACCTGTCATCCTGAGCGCCATGCTGACCCACGAAAAACTGGATGTTTATGCGCGCTACAAAGGCAACTGGGAAAACTGGCTACGTAGCTCAGAAGGAATCCGTAGCCTGCAAGCAGGCAAGCCCAGCATATTGAGGGGTGAAGATTGGTCTTTAATCGACAGGAGCGTACAGGACTTGTACCTTATTCAAAACGGACTGGCCTCAAGTTCCTATGTACAGGAATTTGAGGCCAACTTATCGGCCCTTTGCGAGGACTCCACAGTTGTGCAAAGGCTGCGAGAACTGGTTTCTTACCGGTATGGTCTCTGGAACCAAAAAATGTCGCCAGAACAGTCTTCGCCGAAACGATTTGGTGATTGGCTATTTCGTCTGTTTGCCTAGTACCTTCAGCCTACAAAACATGAACTGTACTAACGTCCTCGAAATGAACGCTAAGTAGCGTATTGTCACTAAATGGATGATTTGAATCTGCTGGACCTAAACAATCCTCTATTTCTGGAAGAATTATTGGCTTGGATGGATGGCGGCTCAGTCACGCTCAAGCTCATTGATAGTAGTGGCAGAGCATTCAATGTAGAGTTCGGCCAGACGATGTTCCTTGAGAAGCAGCCGTATGGTAATACACCGGGGAGCTTCCTACTCAATGGGCAGGACGTACCTATC is from Hymenobacter yonginensis and encodes:
- the rlmD gene encoding 23S rRNA (uracil(1939)-C(5))-methyltransferase RlmD, with the translated sequence MRKSVKNIPAELLREVEITDMVAEGKCLVRRENLVIFVTQVAPGDVVDLRVTKAKKNFLEAVPTHFHKYSELRVQPFCEHFGTCGGCKWQHLGYETQLQFKHQQVADTLQRIGKVALPEILPIQASPDQTYYRNKLEYTFSHNGWLTNEQIASGHNYERRVLGFHTPGRFDKILDINHCWLQPDPSNQIRLAVRDYALEHDLPFNNLVTQEGFLRNLIIRTANTGDLMVILQCYYAHDALFPLLDFLQERFPQITSLNYVLNDKGNETFHDLEVVCYKGEPHIHEEMEGLRFRVGPKSFYQTNSDGAFNLYKITRDFAQLTGSELVYDLYTGAGTIANFVARQARHVVGVEYVESAVKDAYINSEINGTTNTEFYAGDMKDVLNAEFIQKHGRPDVVITDPPRAGMHPDVVARLLEMRAPRIVYVSCNPGTQARDLELLDEAYKVVKVQPVDMFPHTHHVENVVLLELK